In a single window of the uncultured Dysgonomonas sp. genome:
- a CDS encoding CHAT domain-containing protein: MICNNVVLRGCIYLLFTLFSFTAIAQNTNLNNPEILEQVITLNSEIQQIYSQGNYQEALGKVAETEKFMNGKLSRGNILGSSILLLKARIYRDLSLDAEGLTIINQLIKDIDFIGFPKEILGDMSAEDKDETDGIVRDIKATIYTIGGEFLSHLDRTSEAYDYYKKAAGYAQLLKGDAYISYALILQSIGNMQREEGLLLEAKKNTLQALEISEQLEKPSGRHTAGILNTLGVINRDLNDFEKAEEYYRRALKIYENAGMKNSDNYALALFNLSGIYSVRNDEEKAIELTLESKQIIKNTVGRESGMYLKILNDEAITYLNRSDYEKALKPVIEAEDIAQKVYGKQHSEYADILMSLGKVYQKTGREIEGLEHAKKAVEIYKKTELYNTPAYYKALNNLAEAYIGAENPGFVQVYDELAQYYSGMSKTDAERLRNDAAFYDFMSDMAIVSYAMDNHKEASNLAEMAVDGLNRIYGSDYHSVLSAYEILALASCGNKNYKMAITAVEHLVNGIKKNVQTQFLYLTEQEREFLWGRIRSSLDAVYAVANGMAQENLHSDTYADLLYDIALFSKGILLNSTIEFEKIITNSNNTQLLKDYKDYKELKSQLDKIYTLPLNQRENPELLESRLQSLEKKLLAQSKEFGDYTSYLKIDHNDVFNNLESDNDIVIEFVRGDGGAHNESIYGAVMYCKGWKNPMYFSLFTEKELLNLTVNDKTLEEILSTGNMEDLNALYSDHRLYDMVWSRLHDDFYMKNNIYFSCDGLLHQIAIENLTAQNNVRLSEMCNMRRVSSTRELALRKDAPLNKTAAIYGGIDYNTNTEAMEYLAEVTHTRGTPDYLSLPEDIKFAAWRYLNGTRLEAESVQSRLKDTGFDITFRTGEEALEETFKQLSGKQTQIIHIATHGFFIPEKENKNELKLTFGQDYRSKRLSESLYRSGLVFSGANNYWLNSGSFPVNIDNGILTAKEITEMDLRGTDLVVLSACQTGLGATTHDGVFGLQRALKNAGVNTLLVSLWNVNDEATQVMMSEFYKALNAGHNKSAAFDMAKNELKDKVFTIRNKEYKGSDSYFWASFVMIDGH, from the coding sequence ATTTAAATAATCCTGAAATATTGGAGCAAGTAATAACGCTGAATAGCGAAATTCAGCAAATATACAGCCAAGGAAATTACCAGGAGGCTTTGGGCAAGGTTGCAGAGACCGAAAAATTCATGAATGGTAAATTGAGCAGAGGCAATATACTAGGATCTTCTATATTGTTACTGAAAGCAAGAATATATAGAGATCTGTCGCTTGACGCCGAAGGATTGACGATTATTAATCAGCTAATAAAAGATATAGATTTCATCGGTTTCCCGAAAGAAATCCTGGGGGATATGTCTGCCGAAGATAAAGACGAGACAGATGGTATAGTCAGGGATATAAAGGCTACAATATATACAATAGGTGGTGAATTTTTGTCGCACCTGGACAGGACTTCGGAAGCATATGATTATTATAAAAAAGCAGCCGGATATGCACAGTTATTAAAGGGCGATGCATATATATCTTATGCACTTATTTTGCAAAGTATAGGGAATATGCAACGGGAAGAAGGATTATTGCTGGAAGCAAAGAAAAATACATTGCAGGCTCTGGAAATATCCGAACAGCTCGAAAAACCTTCTGGAAGACACACTGCCGGAATTTTGAATACATTAGGGGTGATCAATCGCGATCTGAATGATTTCGAAAAGGCGGAAGAATACTACCGAAGAGCATTGAAGATATATGAAAATGCAGGGATGAAGAACTCAGATAATTATGCACTTGCATTGTTCAACCTGTCGGGAATATATTCTGTGAGAAACGATGAAGAAAAAGCTATTGAACTGACTTTAGAAAGCAAACAAATTATAAAGAATACAGTTGGTAGAGAAAGTGGAATGTATCTGAAAATACTGAACGATGAGGCTATTACCTATCTTAATCGTTCCGATTATGAAAAAGCGCTGAAACCGGTTATTGAAGCAGAAGATATAGCCCAAAAAGTTTACGGGAAACAACACAGCGAATATGCAGATATTTTAATGTCCTTGGGTAAAGTTTACCAGAAAACAGGACGGGAGATTGAAGGATTGGAACATGCAAAAAAAGCAGTGGAGATATATAAGAAAACAGAACTGTACAATACTCCGGCATATTATAAAGCTCTAAATAACTTAGCGGAGGCATATATTGGTGCAGAGAATCCGGGCTTTGTGCAAGTATATGACGAATTAGCCCAATATTACAGTGGAATGTCAAAAACTGATGCAGAGCGGTTAAGAAATGATGCTGCATTTTACGATTTTATGTCAGATATGGCTATTGTATCGTATGCTATGGATAATCATAAAGAGGCATCGAATCTGGCTGAAATGGCGGTCGATGGTTTAAACCGAATTTATGGAAGTGATTATCACTCTGTACTATCGGCTTATGAGATCCTGGCGTTAGCGAGCTGTGGCAACAAAAATTATAAAATGGCTATAACGGCTGTAGAACACTTAGTGAACGGGATAAAGAAAAATGTACAAACACAGTTCCTTTATCTTACCGAACAAGAAAGAGAATTTTTGTGGGGACGAATACGCTCTTCTCTGGATGCCGTATATGCCGTAGCAAATGGTATGGCTCAAGAAAATTTGCATTCCGATACTTATGCCGATCTGTTGTACGATATTGCTTTATTCTCGAAAGGTATATTGCTGAATTCGACAATCGAATTTGAGAAAATAATAACAAACTCGAATAATACACAATTATTGAAAGACTACAAAGACTACAAGGAACTGAAAAGCCAGCTAGACAAGATATATACATTACCACTAAACCAACGTGAAAATCCTGAACTTTTAGAGTCCCGGCTTCAAAGTTTGGAAAAAAAACTGCTGGCACAGTCAAAAGAGTTTGGAGATTACACCTCATATCTGAAAATAGACCATAATGATGTATTTAATAATCTGGAATCGGACAATGATATTGTCATTGAGTTTGTCAGGGGCGATGGAGGAGCACATAACGAAAGCATATACGGGGCTGTAATGTATTGTAAAGGATGGAAAAATCCCATGTATTTTTCATTGTTTACTGAAAAAGAGCTCCTGAACCTGACTGTAAATGATAAGACATTGGAAGAAATACTTAGTACAGGAAATATGGAAGACCTGAATGCCCTTTACAGCGACCATAGGCTATATGATATGGTATGGAGCAGACTGCATGACGACTTCTATATGAAAAACAATATCTACTTCTCTTGTGATGGTCTTCTGCACCAGATAGCTATTGAAAACCTCACGGCACAAAACAATGTACGGCTTTCCGAAATGTGCAATATGCGCCGAGTTTCATCTACCAGAGAACTGGCCTTAAGAAAAGATGCTCCCCTGAATAAGACTGCTGCAATATATGGAGGAATCGATTACAATACAAATACCGAAGCGATGGAGTACCTCGCAGAGGTTACACATACAAGAGGGACTCCGGATTATTTATCGCTGCCTGAAGATATAAAATTTGCAGCATGGAGGTATCTGAATGGGACACGGCTAGAAGCCGAAAGTGTACAGTCTCGACTCAAAGACACGGGATTTGATATTACATTCCGTACAGGTGAGGAAGCGTTGGAAGAAACCTTCAAGCAACTATCAGGTAAACAAACGCAGATAATCCATATAGCTACACATGGGTTCTTCATCCCTGAAAAAGAGAACAAAAATGAGTTGAAGCTGACATTCGGACAGGATTATCGCAGCAAGAGACTATCCGAATCTTTATACAGATCAGGTCTTGTTTTTTCAGGGGCAAATAACTATTGGTTAAATTCGGGCTCTTTTCCTGTAAATATCGACAACGGCATATTGACTGCAAAGGAAATTACAGAAATGGATCTAAGAGGCACAGACCTGGTAGTACTCTCTGCCTGCCAGACTGGATTAGGAGCAACTACCCACGATGGAGTCTTCGGATTGCAGCGGGCATTAAAAAATGCAGGCGTAAACACCTTGCTGGTTAGTCTGTGGAATGTCAACGATGAAGCCACTCAGGTGATGATGTCGGAATTTTATAAAGCTCTGAATGCCGGGCATAATAAATCGGCGGCCTTCGATATGGCAAAGAATGAATTAAAGGATAAAGTCTTTACGATAAGAAATAAAGAGTATAAAGGTAGCGATTCATATTTTTGGGCTAGTTTTGTTATGATAGATGGACACTGA